A single genomic interval of Stenotrophomonas sp. ZAC14D1_NAIMI4_1 harbors:
- the atpD gene encoding F0F1 ATP synthase subunit beta — protein MSQGKIVQIIGAVVDVEFPRESVPKVYDALKVENTEITLEVQQQLGDGVVRTIALGSTDGLKRNLVAVNTDRGISVPVGAGTLGRIMDVLGRPIDEAGPVAASDSWEIHRAAPSYEDQSPATELLETGIKVIDLMCPFAKGGKVGLFGGAGVGKTVNMMELINNIAKAHSGLSVFAGVGERTREGNDFYHEMKDSNVLDKVAMVYGQMNEPPGNRLRVALTGLTMAEYFRDEKDENGKGKDVLLFVDNIYRYTLAGTEVSALLGRMPSAVGYQPTLAEEMGVLQERITSTKNGSITSIQAVYVPADDLTDPSPATTFAHLDSTVTLSRSIASLGIYPAVDPLDSTSRQMDPLVIGHEHYDTAQRVQQTLQKYKELKDIIAILGMDELSEEDKQAVSRARKIERFFSQPFHVAEVFTGSPGKYVSLKDTIRGFKAIVDGEYDHLPEQAFYMVGSIEEAVEKAKKMAEKA, from the coding sequence ATGAGTCAGGGCAAGATCGTTCAGATCATCGGCGCGGTCGTCGACGTCGAATTCCCGCGTGAGTCGGTGCCGAAGGTGTATGACGCACTGAAGGTCGAAAACACCGAAATCACCCTCGAAGTCCAGCAGCAGCTGGGCGACGGCGTGGTGCGTACCATCGCCCTCGGTTCCACCGACGGCCTGAAGCGCAACCTGGTGGCCGTCAACACCGACCGCGGCATCTCCGTGCCGGTCGGCGCTGGCACCCTGGGCCGCATCATGGACGTGCTGGGCCGTCCGATCGACGAAGCCGGCCCGGTGGCCGCCAGCGACAGCTGGGAAATCCACCGTGCGGCCCCGTCGTACGAAGACCAGTCCCCGGCCACCGAACTGCTGGAAACCGGCATCAAGGTCATCGACCTGATGTGCCCGTTCGCCAAGGGCGGCAAGGTCGGCCTGTTCGGCGGCGCCGGCGTCGGCAAGACCGTCAACATGATGGAACTGATCAACAACATCGCCAAGGCGCACAGCGGTCTGTCCGTGTTCGCCGGCGTGGGTGAGCGTACCCGTGAGGGCAACGACTTCTACCACGAAATGAAGGACTCCAACGTCCTGGACAAGGTGGCGATGGTGTACGGCCAGATGAACGAGCCGCCGGGCAACCGTCTGCGCGTCGCCCTGACCGGCCTGACCATGGCCGAGTACTTCCGCGACGAGAAGGACGAAAACGGCAAGGGTAAGGACGTCCTGCTGTTCGTCGACAACATCTACCGCTACACCCTGGCCGGTACCGAAGTCTCGGCACTGCTGGGCCGTATGCCGTCCGCCGTGGGTTACCAGCCGACCCTGGCCGAGGAAATGGGCGTCCTGCAGGAACGCATCACCTCGACCAAGAACGGTTCGATCACCTCGATCCAGGCCGTCTACGTTCCCGCGGATGACCTGACCGATCCGTCGCCGGCGACCACCTTCGCCCACCTGGATTCGACCGTGACCCTGTCGCGTTCGATCGCCTCGCTGGGTATCTACCCGGCCGTCGATCCGCTGGACTCCACCAGCCGCCAGATGGACCCGCTGGTCATCGGCCACGAGCACTACGACACCGCCCAGCGCGTCCAGCAGACCCTGCAGAAGTACAAGGAACTGAAGGACATCATCGCCATCCTGGGCATGGACGAACTGTCCGAAGAAGACAAGCAGGCCGTGTCGCGCGCCCGCAAGATCGAGCGCTTCTTCAGCCAGCCGTTCCACGTGGCCGAAGTGTTCACCGGTTCGCCGGGCAAGTACGTGTCGCTGAAGGACACCATCCGTGGCTTCAAGGCCATTGTCGATGGCGAGTACGATCACCTGCCGGAGCAGGCGTTCTACATGGTCGGCAGCATCGAAGAAGCGGTCGAGAAGGCCAAGAAGATGGCTGAGAAGGCCTGA
- a CDS encoding F0F1 ATP synthase subunit epsilon: protein MSTIRCDIVSAEQEIFRGEATLVVATGELGELGIAPKHAPLITRLKPGKVVVTTPNGEQLDFAISGGILEVQPQVVTVLADTAIRAQDIDEASVRKAKEEAERILANRGEAMEVAEAQQKLAEAVVQLQALERLRKTLKH, encoded by the coding sequence ATGAGCACCATCCGTTGCGACATCGTCAGCGCCGAGCAGGAAATCTTCCGTGGTGAAGCGACTCTGGTCGTGGCTACGGGTGAGCTCGGCGAACTGGGCATCGCGCCCAAGCACGCACCGCTGATCACCCGCCTGAAGCCGGGCAAGGTGGTGGTGACCACGCCGAACGGCGAGCAGCTGGATTTCGCCATTTCCGGCGGCATCCTGGAAGTGCAGCCGCAGGTGGTCACCGTGCTGGCCGACACCGCGATCCGCGCGCAGGACATCGACGAAGCCTCGGTCCGCAAGGCCAAGGAAGAAGCCGAGCGCATCCTGGCCAACCGCGGTGAAGCCATGGAAGTGGCCGAGGCCCAGCAGAAGCTGGCCGAAGCCGTGGTGCAGCTGCAGGCGCTGGAGCGCCTGCGCAAGACCCTCAAGCACTGA
- the atpG gene encoding F0F1 ATP synthase subunit gamma — protein sequence MASGREIKTKIKSVQNTRKVTRALEMVSASKIRKAQDRMKTSRPYAQAMKQVIGHLAQASTDYQHPFLVEREQVKRVGFIVISSDRGLAGGLNNNLFRKMLGEAKAWQDKGAEVDLVTIGQKASTFFRRVKVNMVGSVTHIGDVPKLESLIGVIKVMLDAFTEGKVDRVYLVYNRFVNTMTQKASFDQLLPLPPAEKQVAHHDWDYLYEPDAATVLEHVMTRYIESLVYQALLENVASEHAARMVAMKAASDNANKLIGTLQLVYNKARQAAITQEISEIVGGAAAV from the coding sequence AACACCCGCAAGGTGACGCGCGCCCTGGAAATGGTCTCGGCCTCCAAGATCCGCAAGGCGCAGGATCGGATGAAGACCTCGCGTCCGTACGCGCAGGCGATGAAGCAGGTGATCGGCCACCTGGCCCAGGCCAGCACCGATTACCAGCATCCGTTCCTGGTCGAGCGCGAGCAGGTCAAGCGGGTCGGGTTCATCGTGATCTCCTCCGATCGCGGCCTGGCTGGCGGCCTCAACAACAACCTGTTCCGCAAGATGCTGGGCGAAGCCAAGGCATGGCAGGACAAGGGTGCTGAAGTGGACCTGGTGACCATCGGCCAGAAGGCATCGACCTTCTTCCGCCGCGTGAAGGTCAACATGGTCGGCAGCGTGACCCACATCGGCGACGTGCCGAAGCTGGAATCGCTGATCGGTGTGATCAAGGTCATGCTCGACGCCTTCACCGAAGGCAAGGTCGACCGCGTGTACCTGGTCTACAACCGCTTCGTGAACACCATGACGCAGAAGGCCAGCTTCGATCAGCTGCTGCCGCTGCCGCCGGCTGAAAAGCAGGTCGCTCACCACGACTGGGATTACCTGTACGAACCCGATGCCGCGACCGTGCTGGAGCACGTGATGACGCGTTACATCGAGTCGCTGGTGTACCAGGCACTGCTGGAAAACGTCGCCTCCGAGCATGCAGCACGCATGGTTGCGATGAAGGCGGCGAGCGACAACGCCAACAAGCTGATCGGTACCCTGCAGCTCGTCTACAACAAGGCGCGCCAGGCAGCGATCACCCAGGAAATTTCCGAAATCGTCGGCGGCGCGGCAGCAGTCTGA
- a CDS encoding HAMP domain-containing sensor histidine kinase encodes MKRRSFTFRLFLRLLPVLALAAALPWLLAYWMNHGWWVTAISSVVLLSLMWWSLRRATAPVRSLMRALAGTTSSYRDGEFNFGVYWPGNDELGDLVQAHRELGDVLREQRQGLVQRELLLDTMVQNTPVAMLLIAAGGDGISRVVFSNLAARKLLHGGWKLEGQRMEEVLEQLPVELRDAIARGGDSLFAVRAEVEDGVEPDEDDEQVYHLSRRAFHLNGRPHDLLLVRQLTAELRRQEVQTWKKVIRVISHELNNSLAPIASLAHSGGELVKRERFDRLPEIFSTIEDRARHLEGFIRGYARFAKLPQPQLQTVHWAPFLSSLRQQIPFGMDREPDETLSSRIDIAQFGQALLNLLKNAHEACAEADPPNDDVQVQLTRLPQWLRLDVLDRGKGMNEQVLQNALMPFYSTKRNGTGLGLALTREIVEAHGGRVSLQNRGDGGLCVSILLPVG; translated from the coding sequence ATGAAACGGCGCTCCTTCACCTTCCGCCTGTTCCTGCGCCTGCTGCCGGTGCTGGCGCTGGCGGCCGCGCTGCCGTGGCTGCTGGCCTACTGGATGAACCACGGCTGGTGGGTGACAGCGATCTCCTCGGTCGTGCTGCTGTCGCTGATGTGGTGGTCGCTGCGCCGTGCCACGGCACCGGTGCGATCGCTGATGCGTGCCCTGGCCGGCACCACCAGCAGCTACCGCGATGGCGAGTTCAACTTCGGTGTGTACTGGCCGGGCAACGACGAGCTGGGCGACCTGGTGCAGGCACACCGCGAGCTGGGCGACGTGCTGCGCGAGCAGCGCCAGGGCCTGGTGCAGCGCGAACTGCTGCTGGACACCATGGTGCAGAACACGCCGGTGGCGATGCTGCTGATCGCCGCCGGTGGCGACGGCATTTCCCGCGTGGTGTTTTCCAACCTGGCGGCGCGCAAGCTGCTGCACGGTGGCTGGAAGCTGGAAGGCCAACGCATGGAAGAGGTGCTGGAGCAGCTGCCGGTGGAACTGCGCGATGCCATCGCGCGGGGTGGCGACAGCCTGTTCGCGGTGCGTGCGGAAGTGGAGGACGGCGTCGAGCCCGACGAGGATGACGAACAGGTCTACCACCTGTCGCGGCGCGCGTTCCATCTGAATGGTCGCCCGCACGATCTGCTGCTGGTGCGCCAGTTGACCGCCGAACTGCGCCGCCAGGAAGTGCAGACCTGGAAGAAGGTGATCCGGGTGATCAGCCATGAACTGAACAACTCGCTGGCACCGATTGCCTCGCTGGCCCATTCCGGTGGCGAGCTGGTCAAGCGCGAACGCTTCGACCGCCTGCCGGAGATCTTCAGCACCATCGAGGATCGCGCGCGCCACCTGGAAGGCTTCATCCGCGGCTATGCGCGTTTTGCCAAGCTGCCGCAGCCGCAGCTGCAGACCGTGCACTGGGCGCCGTTCCTGTCCAGCCTGCGCCAGCAGATTCCCTTCGGCATGGACCGCGAGCCGGACGAGACGCTGAGCAGCCGCATCGACATCGCCCAGTTCGGCCAGGCGCTGTTGAACCTGCTGAAGAACGCACACGAAGCCTGCGCCGAAGCCGACCCGCCCAACGACGATGTGCAGGTGCAGCTGACGCGGCTGCCGCAGTGGCTGCGCCTGGACGTGCTGGACCGCGGCAAGGGCATGAACGAGCAGGTACTGCAGAACGCGCTGATGCCGTTCTATTCAACCAAGCGCAACGGCACCGGCCTGGGCCTGGCGCTGACTCGCGAGATCGTTGAAGCGCACGGCGGCCGCGTATCGCTGCAGAACCGCGGTGACGGCGGGTTGTGCGTGTCGATCCTGCTGCCGGTGGGTTGA
- a CDS encoding ABC transporter permease: MFAYYARLAARSFRRNKVLTALMVVAIALGIGASMTTLTVFHVLSGDPIPDKSDRLFYVQLDPGPRGGYVPGEEPNTQMTRFDGEALLREAKAERQALMSGGGGTIEPEGSTLQPFSIDTRWTSADFFPMFNVPMQYGRAWTRQDDDGRARVVVISKALNDKLYQGGNSVGKDIRMDGQSFRIVGVMKEWNPEPQFFDLTTGSYGKDEDLLLPMSTSMDLKLGSSGNMNCFGENPDGDSYTLNAPCTWLQYWAEMDPGKADDYRRYLENYSSQQREAGRFERPPNVRLRNVMQWLDFNGAVPSDVRLQLWLALGFLGVCLVNTVGLLLAKFLRRSGEIGVRRALGASRGQIFLQCLVEAGAVGVVGGVLGIGVALLGLFAVRQQPVDYAKLAHLDGSMLLLAIGLTLFASVAAGFLPAWRAMQVTPAIQLKSQ; encoded by the coding sequence ATGTTCGCCTACTACGCCCGTCTGGCGGCGCGCAGCTTCCGCCGCAACAAGGTCCTGACCGCGCTGATGGTGGTCGCCATCGCGCTGGGCATCGGCGCCTCGATGACCACCCTGACCGTCTTCCACGTGCTCTCCGGCGATCCGATCCCGGACAAGAGCGACCGCCTGTTCTACGTGCAGCTGGACCCGGGCCCCCGTGGCGGCTACGTGCCCGGCGAGGAACCCAATACGCAGATGACCCGCTTCGATGGCGAGGCCCTGCTGCGCGAAGCCAAGGCCGAGCGCCAGGCGCTGATGAGCGGCGGCGGCGGCACCATCGAGCCGGAGGGCAGCACGCTGCAGCCGTTCTCGATCGACACCCGCTGGACCTCGGCGGACTTCTTCCCGATGTTCAACGTGCCGATGCAGTACGGCCGTGCCTGGACCCGCCAGGATGACGACGGCCGTGCGCGCGTGGTGGTCATCTCCAAGGCGCTGAACGACAAGCTCTACCAGGGCGGCAACAGCGTGGGCAAGGACATCCGCATGGATGGCCAGAGCTTCCGCATCGTCGGCGTGATGAAGGAATGGAACCCCGAGCCGCAGTTCTTCGACCTCACCACCGGCAGCTACGGCAAGGACGAGGATCTGCTGCTGCCGATGTCGACTTCGATGGACCTGAAGCTGGGCAGCAGCGGCAACATGAACTGCTTCGGCGAAAACCCCGACGGCGACAGCTACACCTTGAACGCACCCTGCACCTGGCTGCAGTACTGGGCCGAGATGGATCCGGGCAAGGCCGATGACTACCGCCGCTACCTGGAAAACTATTCCAGCCAGCAGCGTGAGGCCGGCCGCTTCGAGCGCCCGCCGAACGTGCGCCTGCGCAACGTGATGCAGTGGCTGGACTTCAACGGCGCGGTGCCCAGCGATGTACGCCTGCAGCTGTGGCTGGCGCTGGGCTTCCTGGGCGTGTGCCTGGTCAACACCGTGGGCCTGCTGCTGGCCAAGTTCCTGCGCCGCAGCGGCGAGATCGGCGTGCGCCGCGCACTGGGTGCCAGTCGCGGCCAGATCTTCCTGCAGTGCCTGGTGGAAGCCGGTGCGGTGGGCGTGGTCGGTGGCGTGCTGGGCATCGGCGTGGCCCTGCTCGGCCTGTTCGCCGTGCGCCAGCAGCCGGTGGACTACGCCAAGCTGGCCCACCTGGACGGCAGCATGCTGCTGCTGGCCATCGGCCTGACCCTGTTTGCCAGCGTTGCCGCTGGTTTCCTGCCCGCCTGGCGCGCGATGCAGGTCACCCCGGCCATCCAGCTCAAGTCGCAGTAA
- a CDS encoding GtrA family protein, whose amino-acid sequence MSLLRQGSAYIIIGLLQLLLDWLVFVALTAAGMPVVPGNIAGRVAGMLLGFWLNGRITFADAQGRQRLGWHRFARFLPLWLLLTAASTLLVSTADRALGLEYAWLAKPLVEGGLAGVSFLLMRYVVYR is encoded by the coding sequence ATGAGCCTGCTCCGCCAGGGAAGCGCCTACATCATCATCGGCCTGTTGCAGCTGCTGCTGGACTGGCTGGTGTTCGTCGCCCTTACGGCGGCGGGCATGCCGGTGGTGCCGGGCAACATCGCCGGGCGCGTGGCCGGCATGCTGCTGGGTTTCTGGTTGAACGGGCGGATCACCTTCGCCGATGCACAGGGCCGGCAACGCCTGGGCTGGCATCGCTTTGCCCGCTTCCTGCCACTGTGGCTGCTGTTGACCGCAGCGAGCACGCTGCTGGTGTCTACCGCTGACCGTGCGCTGGGGCTGGAATACGCTTGGCTGGCCAAGCCGCTGGTGGAAGGCGGCCTGGCCGGCGTGTCGTTCCTGTTGATGCGCTATGTGGTGTATCGCTGA
- a CDS encoding PDZ domain-containing protein, with the protein MRALALAVAMTVALPLPVLAGSSTVQTMNWQQDGARLALRSTEGQVQVDAASPEARFGVRRGDRILRMDDAPVRQIDQLATALRKADAAGKTQAYLLLRRDSRTFSVPVAVATWKAVLVPPPAPPPPAPPPPPR; encoded by the coding sequence ATGCGCGCCCTGGCCCTGGCGGTTGCGATGACCGTGGCGCTGCCGCTGCCGGTGCTTGCCGGCAGCAGCACGGTGCAGACGATGAACTGGCAGCAGGATGGCGCGCGGCTGGCGCTGCGCTCCACCGAAGGCCAGGTGCAGGTCGACGCGGCCAGCCCCGAGGCGCGCTTCGGCGTGCGCCGGGGCGACCGCATCCTGCGCATGGACGACGCCCCGGTGCGGCAGATCGACCAGCTGGCCACCGCCCTGCGCAAGGCCGACGCGGCAGGCAAGACGCAGGCCTACCTGCTGCTGCGCCGCGACAGCCGCACGTTCAGCGTGCCGGTTGCGGTGGCCACCTGGAAGGCCGTGCTGGTACCGCCGCCGGCACCGCCCCCACCGGCGCCGCCACCGCCGCCGCGCTGA
- a CDS encoding FtsX-like permease family protein: protein MDIRPILSTLRRHKTAAALIVLEVALTCAIVCNALFLVSQRVEKISMPSGIAENELVMVRVSGIGKQTNGMARTREDLASLRAIPGVTSATIINQLPFRGGSSSSSIQRQQDQERPTTEASMYTMSEDGIRTMGINVIAGRDFLPDEYMDYATVSKAGSKDTAIPVIFSQATAAKMEPDGSALGKTYYMGKQPLHVIGIVDTLTTPTGWADNWNESMLMPLRRGFDEGGTYMLRTAPERRDEVLKAAVAALERNDANRLMRDKKTYEDQRKDYFKNDRAMVGLLVTVCIALLVVTALGIIGLASFWVQQRSKQIGIRRALGATRGQILRYFQTENFLLATLGIVLGMLAAYAINLALMNMYELPRMPLLYLPLGAVLLWVLGQVAVFGPARRAAAVPPAVATRGA, encoded by the coding sequence ATGGACATCCGCCCCATCCTCAGCACCCTGCGCCGGCACAAGACCGCCGCCGCCCTGATCGTGCTGGAAGTCGCCCTGACCTGCGCCATCGTCTGCAACGCGCTGTTCCTGGTCAGCCAGCGCGTGGAAAAGATCAGCATGCCCAGCGGCATCGCCGAGAACGAACTGGTGATGGTCCGCGTCAGCGGCATCGGCAAGCAGACCAACGGCATGGCCCGCACCCGCGAGGACCTGGCGTCGCTGCGCGCCATCCCCGGCGTCACCAGTGCCACCATCATCAACCAGCTGCCGTTCCGCGGCGGCTCGTCCAGCAGCAGCATCCAGCGCCAGCAGGACCAGGAACGGCCGACCACCGAGGCATCGATGTACACGATGTCCGAGGATGGCATCCGCACGATGGGCATCAACGTGATCGCCGGGCGTGATTTCCTGCCCGACGAGTACATGGACTACGCCACCGTCTCCAAGGCCGGTTCCAAGGACACGGCCATCCCGGTGATCTTCAGCCAGGCCACCGCGGCGAAGATGGAACCGGACGGCAGCGCACTGGGCAAGACCTACTACATGGGCAAGCAGCCGCTGCACGTCATCGGCATTGTCGACACCCTCACCACGCCCACCGGCTGGGCCGACAACTGGAACGAGTCGATGCTGATGCCGCTGCGCCGCGGCTTCGACGAGGGCGGCACCTACATGCTGCGCACTGCACCGGAGCGCCGCGATGAAGTGCTCAAGGCCGCCGTCGCCGCGCTGGAGCGCAACGATGCCAACCGCCTGATGCGCGACAAGAAGACCTACGAGGACCAGCGCAAGGACTACTTCAAGAACGACCGCGCCATGGTGGGCCTGCTGGTGACGGTGTGCATCGCGCTGCTGGTGGTCACCGCGCTGGGCATCATCGGCCTGGCCAGCTTCTGGGTGCAGCAGCGCAGCAAGCAGATCGGCATCCGCCGTGCGCTGGGTGCCACCCGCGGGCAGATCCTGCGCTACTTCCAGACCGAGAACTTCCTGCTGGCCACGCTGGGCATCGTGCTGGGCATGCTGGCTGCATACGCGATCAACCTGGCGCTGATGAACATGTACGAGCTGCCGCGGATGCCGCTGCTGTACCTGCCGCTGGGTGCGGTGCTGCTGTGGGTGCTGGGCCAGGTGGCCGTGTTCGGCCCGGCCCGCCGCGCCGCTGCCGTGCCGCCGGCCGTTGCCACCCGGGGCGCGTGA
- a CDS encoding GNAT family N-acetyltransferase, with translation MAGSGRSRSPEPRLARADELGALPAIEQRAGELLRGHPAYPVFAGHGLDQASLSAGLQRGQVWVVEAPDGAIAGYLLGGRLDDAFHILQMDVDPEHARRGHGRALLRHALAQARASGLSAAVLTTLSDVPWNADFYASEGFVVVPPPHWSTGLRAVMAEEAALGFPMHLRVAMRRVW, from the coding sequence ATGGCTGGAAGCGGCCGGTCAAGAAGTCCTGAGCCGCGGCTGGCACGCGCCGATGAACTCGGCGCGCTGCCGGCCATCGAGCAGCGTGCCGGCGAACTGCTGCGTGGGCATCCGGCATATCCGGTTTTCGCCGGCCATGGCCTGGATCAGGCCAGCCTGAGCGCAGGCCTGCAACGCGGGCAGGTGTGGGTGGTGGAGGCGCCAGACGGTGCCATTGCCGGCTATCTGCTGGGCGGCCGTCTTGATGATGCATTCCACATCCTGCAGATGGACGTGGACCCGGAGCACGCGCGACGTGGGCACGGCCGGGCACTGCTGCGGCATGCATTGGCCCAGGCCCGGGCGAGTGGGCTGTCCGCGGCGGTACTGACCACGCTGTCCGATGTGCCGTGGAATGCGGACTTCTATGCCAGCGAGGGCTTCGTGGTGGTGCCGCCCCCGCACTGGAGCACCGGCCTGCGGGCGGTGATGGCCGAAGAAGCGGCGCTGGGTTTCCCGATGCACCTGCGGGTGGCGATGCGGCGTGTCTGGTAG
- the glmU gene encoding bifunctional UDP-N-acetylglucosamine diphosphorylase/glucosamine-1-phosphate N-acetyltransferase GlmU, translated as MTQALHVIILAAGAGKRMKSVLPKVLQPIAGQPMLAHVIAAARELQPSAIHVVYGHGGEAVRQRFADQTDLLWAEQAQQLGTGHAVAQAMPEVPDAAQVLVLYGDVPLIRADTLRHLLAQPGRLAVLVAEVDDPTGYGRVLRDAEGRVGSIVEQKDANDDQLRVRTINTGIIAAESTALRRWLSQLSNSNAQGEYYLTDVFAFAAHEYTPAEMALVSDAQEAEGANDPWQLSQLERAWQRRAVRALCTQGARVLDPGRLDIRGEVTIGSDVLIDVDVILEGKVELADGVTVGPFTRLKDVRLGPGTEVRAHCDLEGVVTEGAAQIGPFARLRPGTVLADGVHVGNFVETKKVTLGVGSKANHLTYLGDAVIGSKVNIGAGTITCNYDGVNKSTTTIGDQAFIGSNSALVAPVTIGQGATIAAGSVITRDAPDGKLTLARARQETIDGWKRPVKKS; from the coding sequence ATGACCCAAGCCCTGCACGTCATCATCCTCGCCGCCGGCGCTGGCAAGCGCATGAAATCCGTGTTGCCCAAGGTGCTGCAGCCGATCGCCGGCCAGCCGATGCTGGCCCACGTGATCGCCGCGGCGCGGGAACTGCAGCCGTCCGCCATCCATGTGGTGTACGGGCACGGCGGAGAGGCCGTCCGCCAGCGCTTCGCCGACCAGACCGACCTGCTGTGGGCCGAACAGGCGCAGCAGCTGGGCACCGGCCATGCCGTGGCCCAGGCCATGCCGGAGGTGCCCGATGCCGCGCAGGTGCTGGTGCTGTACGGCGACGTGCCGCTGATCCGTGCGGACACGCTGCGCCACCTGCTGGCCCAGCCAGGCCGCCTGGCGGTGCTGGTGGCCGAGGTTGACGACCCTACCGGGTACGGCCGCGTGCTGCGCGACGCCGAAGGCCGGGTCGGTTCGATCGTCGAACAGAAGGATGCCAACGACGACCAGCTGCGCGTGCGCACCATCAATACCGGCATCATCGCCGCCGAGTCGACCGCGCTGCGCCGCTGGCTTTCGCAGCTGTCCAACAGCAATGCGCAGGGCGAGTACTACCTGACCGATGTGTTCGCCTTCGCCGCACACGAGTACACCCCTGCAGAGATGGCGCTGGTGTCCGATGCGCAGGAAGCCGAAGGCGCGAATGATCCGTGGCAGCTGTCGCAGCTGGAACGTGCCTGGCAGCGCCGCGCGGTGCGTGCCCTGTGCACCCAGGGCGCACGCGTGCTCGATCCGGGGCGCCTGGATATCCGCGGCGAGGTCACGATCGGCAGCGACGTGCTGATCGATGTCGATGTGATCCTCGAAGGCAAGGTGGAGCTGGCCGATGGCGTGACCGTCGGCCCGTTCACCCGCCTGAAGGACGTGCGCCTGGGGCCGGGCACCGAAGTGCGCGCGCACTGCGACCTGGAAGGCGTGGTGACCGAAGGCGCGGCACAGATCGGCCCGTTCGCGCGCCTGCGCCCGGGCACCGTGCTGGCCGATGGCGTGCACGTGGGCAACTTCGTGGAAACCAAGAAGGTCACCCTGGGCGTGGGCAGCAAGGCCAACCACCTGACCTACCTGGGCGATGCGGTGATCGGCAGCAAGGTGAACATCGGCGCCGGCACCATCACCTGCAACTACGACGGGGTGAACAAGTCGACCACGACCATCGGCGACCAGGCCTTCATCGGTTCCAACAGCGCGTTGGTGGCACCGGTGACGATCGGCCAGGGCGCGACCATCGCGGCCGGTTCGGTCATTACCCGCGATGCGCCGGACGGCAAGTTGACCCTGGCCCGCGCACGACAGGAAACCATCGATGGCTGGAAGCGGCCGGTCAAGAAGTCCTGA
- a CDS encoding sigma-54 dependent transcriptional regulator: protein MPAILIIDDNASVGTALDVLFSLHDIDTLQAQSPADGLAMLESHAVDLVIQDMNFTEDTTSGEEGEALFAQIRARHPDLPVILLTAWTHLSSAVDLVKAGAADYLAKPWDDRKLLTTVNNLLELSEARRELDQRRAREERQRNALEEKYELCGAVFADPASERVIALACQVARSELPVLITGPNGAGKEKIAQIIQANSLVAKGPFVAVNCGALPSELIEAELFGAEAGAYTGANKAREGKFEAADGGTLFLDEIGNLSLGGQMKLLRVLETGRFERLGSNRERQVKVRVVSATNADLPAMIRDGSFREDLYYRLNTVELALPPLAERAGDIVPLAERFLTAGKPLSTAAAAALQRHPWPGNVRELRNVIQRAELLASGNRIEVADLNLPRAPAAPRPAPSTGNDPNRARIEDVLARNHGVIAQAAAELGLSRQALYRRMDRHGIPRE, encoded by the coding sequence ATGCCTGCGATCCTGATCATCGATGACAACGCCAGCGTCGGCACCGCGCTGGACGTGCTGTTTTCCCTGCATGACATCGACACGCTGCAGGCGCAGAGCCCGGCCGACGGCCTGGCGATGCTGGAAAGCCACGCGGTCGACCTGGTCATCCAGGACATGAATTTCACCGAGGACACCACCTCCGGCGAGGAAGGCGAGGCCCTGTTCGCGCAGATCCGCGCGCGCCATCCCGACCTGCCGGTCATCCTGCTGACCGCATGGACCCACCTGAGCAGCGCGGTGGACCTGGTCAAGGCCGGCGCCGCCGATTACCTGGCCAAGCCCTGGGATGACCGCAAGCTGCTGACCACGGTCAACAACCTGCTGGAACTGTCCGAAGCCCGCCGCGAGCTGGACCAGCGGCGCGCACGCGAGGAACGCCAGCGCAACGCGCTGGAAGAAAAGTACGAACTGTGCGGCGCGGTGTTCGCCGATCCCGCCAGCGAACGCGTCATCGCCCTGGCCTGCCAGGTCGCCCGCTCGGAGCTGCCGGTGCTGATCACCGGCCCCAACGGCGCTGGCAAGGAAAAGATCGCGCAGATCATCCAGGCCAACTCGCTGGTGGCCAAGGGCCCGTTCGTCGCGGTCAACTGCGGTGCCCTGCCCTCCGAACTGATCGAGGCCGAACTGTTCGGCGCCGAAGCCGGTGCCTACACCGGTGCCAACAAGGCGCGCGAGGGCAAGTTCGAAGCCGCCGATGGCGGCACGCTGTTCCTGGATGAGATCGGCAACCTGTCGCTGGGCGGGCAGATGAAGCTGCTGCGCGTACTGGAAACCGGCCGCTTCGAGCGCCTGGGCTCCAACCGCGAGCGCCAGGTCAAGGTACGCGTGGTCAGCGCCACCAATGCCGATCTGCCGGCGATGATCCGCGATGGCAGCTTCCGCGAAGACCTCTATTACCGCCTCAACACGGTGGAACTGGCGCTGCCGCCGCTGGCCGAGCGCGCGGGCGACATCGTGCCGCTGGCCGAGCGCTTCCTCACGGCGGGCAAGCCGCTGTCCACCGCTGCCGCCGCCGCACTGCAGCGGCACCCGTGGCCGGGCAACGTGCGCGAGCTGCGCAACGTGATCCAGCGCGCCGAGCTGCTGGCCAGCGGCAACCGCATCGAGGTGGCCGACCTCAACCTGCCGCGCGCCCCGGCCGCACCGCGACCGGCGCCCAGCACCGGCAACGATCCCAACCGTGCGCGCATCGAGGACGTACTGGCCCGCAACCACGGCGTCATCGCCCAGGCGGCGGCCGAGCTGGGCCTGAGCCGCCAGGCGCTGTACCGCCGCATGGACCGCCACGGCATCCCGCGCGAATGA